One Theropithecus gelada isolate Dixy chromosome 3, Tgel_1.0, whole genome shotgun sequence genomic window carries:
- the TFF3 gene encoding trefoil factor 3, translating into MQESPGAARARRESPPQANNAERLCKHRAINEASWTMKCVLSCIPEPTVVMAARALCVLGLVLALVSSSSAEYVGLSANQCAVPAKDRVDCGYPEVTPQQCNNRGCCFDSSIVGVPWCFKPLQEQGGPSPLPLSAMVEGRCRATTLVVPSPKAESLHAVQNARSEAPPAAPGQGMRSSEHPCPAVIAAERCSSQLFCPFAPDKRFC; encoded by the exons ATGCAGGAGAGTCCAGGAGCAGCCAGAGCCAGGAGGGAGAGCCCTCCCCAAGCAAACAATGCAGAGCGGCTGTGCAAACACCGGGCCATAAATGAGGCCTCCTGGACCATGAAGTGTGTCCTGAGCTGCATCCCGGAGCCCACGGTAGTCATGGCGGCCAGAGCTCTCTGTGTGCTGGGGCTGGTCCTGGCCTTGGTGTCCTCCAGCTCTGCTGAGTACGTGGGCCTGT CTGCAAACCAGTGTGCCGTGCCGGCCAAGGACAGGGTGGACTGCGGCTACCCCGAGGTCACCCCCCAGCAGTGCAACAACCGGGGCTGCTGCTTTGACTCCAGCATCGTTGGAGTGCCTTGGTGCTTCAAACCCCTGCAGGAACAAGGAG GGccatctcctctccctctctctgccatgGTGGAGGGCAGGTGCAGGGCAACCACCCTGGTGGTTCCCTCCCCAAAGGCGGAGAGCCTGCATGCTGTACAG AATGCTCGTTCTGAGGCACCTCCAGCTGCCCCCGGCCAGGGGATGCGAAGCTCCGAGCACCCTTGCCCGGCCGTGATTGCTGCCGAGCGCTGTTCATCCCAGCTTTTCTGTCCATTTGCTCCCGACAAGCGCTTCTGCTGA